A window of Candidatus Dadabacteria bacterium contains these coding sequences:
- a CDS encoding SDR family oxidoreductase, translated as MAVLITGATGFIGSHVARKLKEKGERVRALARPSSKTEQLDAMGAEVVRGDITDRESVLKALDGCDTLYHCAGFVSFKKRDYPKMVGINVDGARNALSAALEAGVGKVVFTSSVAALGPAAEGELITEETEPDPSFSGADIGYMKVKRAAEAAALDFCGKGLNVVITNPSVVVGEGDVHLSSVGSVLWYCKRRFPGYMDGTLNLTDAGDVAEGHILAAEKGRTGERYILSNTNLTVPEYFAMLEKVTGIPSPKVKIPYAAAYISAFLAERLPGFAFPNYSTMDLDSVKLSRYNWLADCSKAERELGYRRSSIEDSLARTVVWLKSRGLL; from the coding sequence ATGGCGGTTTTAATCACCGGGGCAACGGGGTTCATCGGCTCTCATGTGGCGCGAAAACTAAAGGAGAAAGGCGAGCGCGTCCGCGCTCTTGCGCGTCCGTCAAGCAAAACGGAACAACTGGACGCAATGGGCGCGGAGGTCGTCCGGGGCGACATCACAGACCGCGAGTCCGTTTTGAAAGCCCTTGACGGGTGCGACACCCTTTACCACTGCGCGGGTTTTGTGTCGTTCAAAAAGAGGGACTATCCGAAAATGGTTGGGATAAATGTGGACGGCGCAAGAAACGCGCTTTCCGCCGCCCTTGAGGCGGGTGTGGGCAAGGTGGTTTTCACAAGCAGCGTGGCGGCTCTGGGACCCGCGGCGGAGGGGGAATTGATAACCGAGGAGACCGAGCCCGACCCTTCTTTCAGCGGGGCGGACATCGGGTATATGAAAGTCAAACGCGCCGCCGAGGCGGCGGCTCTTGATTTCTGCGGCAAGGGGCTGAATGTGGTTATCACAAACCCCTCCGTGGTTGTGGGAGAGGGGGATGTTCATCTTTCAAGCGTCGGCTCGGTTCTGTGGTATTGCAAGAGGCGTTTTCCGGGATACATGGACGGGACTCTGAACCTGACCGATGCGGGGGATGTTGCGGAGGGGCACATTCTCGCCGCCGAAAAGGGGCGGACGGGGGAGCGTTACATACTCAGCAACACAAACCTCACAGTGCCGGAATACTTCGCCATGCTTGAGAAGGTAACGGGCATTCCCTCGCCGAAGGTCAAAATCCCCTATGCGGCGGCTTACATATCCGCGTTTCTTGCCGAGCGGCTGCCGGGCTTTGCGTTCCCGAACTACTCAACGATGGACCTTGATTCCGTGAAACTGTCGCGCTACAACTGGCTCGCGGACTGCTCAAAAGCGGAGCGCGAACTGGGATACCGGCGCAGTTCCATTGAGGACAGCCTCGCGCGGACGGTTGTGTGGCTCAAATCACGGGGGCTTCTGTAG
- a CDS encoding ABC transporter ATP-binding protein, with the protein MSNRHSIIMENVSKSYAGRRVLDGVDLKVEKGQTVFLFGDNGSGKTSLLKIAAALTKPTGGRAETAGADTARSAGDVRRKTGFASHEDCLYEDLSARANIRFFCALQKVADPARRAGELIDMFEIARPDVPCRELSAGMKKRASIARAVAHSPEAVLLDEPFSGLDRAGGAIVSGLLRRLNAGGAAVLLSTHRADRAPGLADAAALLEGGVIARYGAFSEEFLP; encoded by the coding sequence ATGTCAAACCGGCACTCAATCATTATGGAAAATGTTTCAAAGTCCTACGCGGGGCGGCGCGTTCTGGACGGCGTTGACCTGAAGGTGGAAAAAGGGCAAACGGTTTTTCTTTTCGGCGACAACGGCAGCGGCAAAACATCCCTCCTCAAAATAGCGGCGGCGCTCACAAAGCCCACCGGGGGCAGGGCGGAAACCGCAGGGGCGGACACGGCAAGATCCGCCGGAGACGTGCGCCGGAAAACGGGCTTTGCCTCCCACGAAGACTGCCTTTACGAAGACCTGAGCGCGCGAGCCAACATAAGGTTTTTCTGCGCCCTTCAGAAAGTTGCAGACCCGGCGCGGCGTGCCGGGGAGTTGATTGATATGTTTGAGATTGCCCGCCCGGACGTTCCGTGCCGCGAGCTTTCCGCGGGGATGAAAAAGCGGGCTTCCATTGCCCGCGCGGTCGCCCACAGCCCTGAGGCGGTGCTGCTTGACGAGCCGTTTTCGGGGCTTGACCGCGCGGGCGGCGCTATTGTTTCCGGTTTGCTGCGCCGCCTGAACGCCGGGGGCGCGGCGGTTCTTCTGTCAACCCACCGCGCAGACCGCGCCCCCGGTCTCGCAGACGCCGCCGCTCTGCTTGAGGGCGGCGTGATAGCCCGCTACGGCGCGTTTTCCGAAGAGT